CTGGTGTGAAATTGCTGGCTCCTGTTTTGAACTGCATTGAATAATACCATTGGCACCTGATAAATAATAATGGGAAGCAGTTCGGGATGTTTGGGAACTAAAAAAACGATAAGCCTTACTATGCTAAAATCGGAATGATGAATGTTCGCCACGATGCCAGCGTTTTCCTACACACATTCTTTGTTAGCTTCAGATTAAACTGTTTTCATAAAATGTTTTTCCAAAAGCATCCAAATGTGAGCCGCCTCGTCATCCCATTTTCCCCAAAGCGTTTGTAACTCAGCTTGAATTTGCTGCAGACTCGTGCCGAACAGTTCCGCCGAAATCTGCGCCGCGCTTGCAGCGAAAATTTCAGGCGTGATGGATTGCGATAAACAAAGGCGCATTGTACCGATGATGCGGTCATCCCAACCGAGCTTACGTTCGAGATCACGGCAGACACGGTCAACACGGTCGGTGAGAAACGGGTTGACCATGCGAATAAGCAGATCATCAGCATATACTGCAAAACCTGTTGCAGTGAACAGTTCGTCGACTCCTGTCCATTTTTGGCATAGTGCGGCACCGGATTCTTCGATGAATGCCTGCCGGGCGCGACGTATTAATTCTGCATTGCCGGCGATCTCGTGCATAAACTGCGCGCCCTTCTGCTGCGCCTGCAACCCCAGCCAAAAATGTACGGCGTTGTGTCCGTAGAGTTTTGCCTCTTCGAACGGAAAAAGATCGGGTTTATCAAAAAGTCCGGCGACGCGCCTTTCTGTAATTCCGGCGCAGAACTGGATCAGGATTTTATTGAACACTTCAACCAAATGTCCCCGGTCGGCGCCCGGCGCAAGTGGCGGGATGCTGCGCCGGCGGCATTCATCGGCGGGTAAAACGCAACTCATTTTTCCGATGACCGTATTCAGATAATGTGTCTGTTCAAATGATCCGATTATTTTTTCGAGTTCTTCGGCGGCATGATTGTGATTTTCGGCCGTGTAAACAAATCTTCGCCGGTCCGGCGATTTCTCGAACCCCGCCTTCATCCAGCCGAGATGTTTGAACGATGCGATGCTGGGCAGCGCGGTCGCAATTTCGTCGGCCTGCGCCGCGGCCTGAATCAGTTTTTCCAGATCCGCCGGAACGGACGGATTATAGATTTCGATGCCGGAAATTGTTTCTGATGCAATTGCTGAATTTGATGCAACGCTGAGTTGTATCGTTCCGTTGTTTGCGCGAATGGAATGGATCAGCGCCGGATCCACATCCGCAATGACAAGCCGGTCAAATCCGCCGGAAAATGCGCCGCGCAAAAAAATACCGGTTTGAATCGGCCCGATTCCGATTCCGAGAAATGTTGTTTTCATGATTCTGCTCTCAGCTGAAAGTTAATCCTGCGACACATCGGTCGATGAAATTTTATGAACAAACAAATTTACTCTCCAGACGATTCCATCCGGCGTTTAAGCGTTGCAAAACCTGATCCCATGAAGGCACGGCGCTGGTTGCATCGGCGGATTCTGTATTGAACGCGCCAACGGCGGCGGCGATTTCAGCCGCAGTTTTCGGCGGTTCTTTCTTTAAAAACGCGGCAAGAAATCCGGCGATCGTACAATCGCCGGCGCCGGTGGTTCCGATGACTTCGGTTTTCAGGCAAGGCATGAACAGGCTTACGTTATTCCATTCAGCGCCGCGCCCGCGAACGTGTGCGCCTGTCCGGAGATAAAGTCCTTGAGATCCAAGTTTTATCACCACGATGGAAACTCCAAGATCAATCAACGTCTGTGCGGTTTGTTCAACCAGTGCACGGTCGATTCCTTGCATTAATTCGCCGGGGAATTTTTCTGTCAGCTCTGCATATTTCGCCGGATGAATCATGAAGAGAATTTCGTCAATGCTGGGAAGAAAAATATCAACCGACGGCAACACATTTTTAAGCCACTGCGCCCAGTCAACCTGCCCGGCTTCGGACGCCGGATCCACACAGGTCATATCCAGTGACGTATATGCTCCGGCGGATTGAGCGCGGTCGAATAACCGTTTCATCTCGCTGCCGTTATTCTGATATATCGAGCGCATCAGAGTTGGATAACCGAAGTGAAAAAGTTCGATGCCGCGCAATTGATCGTCGTCAATATCTGCGGCACAGAACGTATGATTCGCGCCGGGACAATGCAGAAATATCCGGTCGACACCGCGCGGATTGATAACGATGGAATAGGATGTCTGAGCATCGGGTCCGGTGATCATTCCTTCATCCAGCGATGTTCCCTGCCGCCGGAGAATGTTGCGGATCGTCTGCCCGAAATCGTCAGCGCCGATTTTTGCCATCAGCCGCACCGGCATTTCCAGACGATGCAGCGCGATGCCAGTATTGGAAACCGCGCCGCCGGTGGAGAGTGTTGCATTGCCGATTTCAGTTAACGTGCCGGGAATAAAAATATTTTCCAGCCCCGGATGGCGCTCCCCGAAATCCGGAATAATATCCAGACAGATGTGACCGGCGACTGCGATGCTCATGCGCGTTCTTTCTGCAGGTCTGCCAGCGGATCAAAATCTTCCGGTCCGAGGCCGAGATGAAGGTGGCGCGTCCATCCTTCCGCATACTCATATTTGCCGGACTGTTTTCCCATTTCCCGCATCATGTCGCGCATGGTGATCAGATAAGAATCCTGTCCTTGACTGACATCGAGCCACTCTTTCTGGCTTTTGTGGCAGGCCAGCATTTCAGTTTTCAGATCCATCTGCGCGGAAACGTCCACATAAAAATCCGGCGCCACCGGACGGCGGAACGGATCGTGCAGTCCATACGGCATTGCGTGATACAACGCCACCGGCTGTGATGTTACTGGGAAAGCAGGATTGGTGATATGATTGACCATGCCGCGGGTGAATGCTGCTGAAACAACCAGACGGCAGGTGTTTGAATGATCCTCCATATAATCAAACGGATAGTGCGTCAGAATAACTTCCGGCGCGACGTCGCGAACTACCGCCGCGACTTTGTCCAGCAGCTCTTTCGTATAAAAAATTTCAAGGTCTTGTACGACGCTTTCATGAAAAACTGCGCTGGCTTTTTGACAGGCTGTAAATGCTTCGTCACGGCGGATACGGCTGATTTCATCAGCCGGCAGCGCATTTGTTCCCAGCCCGCCCTGTGCGACATTAAAATAGTGAATTTCCCAACCGGCTTCTTTTAGCCGGAGAAGCGTTCCCGCCATCATAAATTCTATGTCGTCGGGATGGGTTGCCGCCGCCAGTGCTCTTCTCATGTTAATGCATCTCCACGCTGCACTCGCCGATATTCGGGCGAAGATAATTAAATTTCACATTCGGATGATCCGCCAGCAGGCTCATCGGCACGGCGGTATCCACAATTTTTTTCGAAATCATCAGCGCAGTCAGCCGCATGCCGAACGGATTATCGTGATGTCCCGGATGCCAGATCGAAACTGTTTCCGTCTGCCATGTCTGCTTCGGGCCGACCGTGACCGCCGAGCCCGGAACATTCTGTACCACGCCGCCGCCGGATGTGCGCGCGTTTTGAATCAGTGTAATCGGATGCAGTTCCACCTGCCGGGTTCCGAGCTGACGATATTCTTCCGGCGAGGGCGGCGTATCTTTATATTTTCCCTTCCGTTTAAACGGATCGTTGAACGCCCAGTGTTTTACTTCGCCCTGCCCGCCCTGCATCAACAGACACCGCGCATCCGACCAGCTCTGTTCAAACGACGCGATATCCAGTGTCGGGAAATGCATATTTTCCGGCGGCATGAGCAGTTCCGGGCGAATATGATTAAACAATAAATCCATATCCGCTTTTTTAAATCCCAGCGAAAAATTTTCATCCACTGTTTTCCCGTCAACCACCCATTCATCCATGCCCCAGAAATGGGCATTGTGCAGTTTAAGCCCCAACGTATTCACCATTTGCGCCACCAGCGGAAGCTGTTCTGTCGGGCCGATCGGACCGCACACGCCGGCCGGGTTATCCGGCGTCGCCTGCTGCCAGGCATGAATATATTCCAGCGCCTCCGCACAATAAAATTCCTGCGGCGTATCGTAAAAACTGATGTCAAATCCCGGACGGCTGAGCTGCGCCAGATCGTTCACTGTAAGCCGGGCCGCATCATCCAGAATTTCGCGGTCCAGTGTTGTATAATCCCACCATTGCGGGGCCACCTGACTGATTGCACGCATACCTATTTTCCTCTTTTTGATTATCTGTCTGCTCTTTTATGAAAGTATAAAATTTCAGCGTAATGCCAAATTCAACAGAATCCAGTTTTATTCGAATTTAGGCTCTACAACACGTCCATCATCAATTTCATCAGTTTGATGCTGTTGCAACTCCCGAATGAAATGCAGTAGATCAAACCATCCTTTGATCAACGCCACAGTCTCGAATAAAAAAGTTGCAACCAGTCCGATTGAAACATAAATGATCGTAATATTATTCATCGTATATTTCCTTATCTCAGAGTTTACGGGCTTCATCATCTTTCACAACGCCAGAGTAATCGATAAATTTAGTAGGCTCCCTATAAATCAGTGAGATAATGATCATCAAAAAAAACGAGATCCCAATCGTAATAATGCCAGCTGTCTTAGTTTCAACCACGTCTTGATAAAACGGCCATATTTTTTGCAATATCAGATGGCAAATCGGTAAAACTAGCGAATTCAGAATAGCCGCATATGCAGCTGCCGTACAGGCTCGCTTCCAGTATAAACCGACCACGGCAGCGATTCCACAACCAAGCCACATGGTACCAGTTATCATGACAAATTCTAGAATTGTATCTTGAGTTTTATACAGCACCCCAAAAATAAAGAGGAAAATCCCGATACAAACAGCCGTCATACGCAATAGTAACAGGTGTGCCTTAGTCGATAAAGGTTTTGGAAGCAATGGACAGATAACATCATTGACCCAAACTCCCGACCATGTCAGGAAGTATGTATTATCCGTTGAAACATGGGCTGCCAAAAGAGCGCTAAATAAAATGCCAAATAAAACGGGACCGCATATCCGCCCCAGATATATTGCTGAAGCCGTTAAACTATATTCATTATATTGCATTCCTTCAGGTACATCTTTACCAAGAACAATCATAGCGCCAATACCCAAAGTCAACATGATCATCTGTTTTCCGTTAGCAAGCATGGTGCTGTACAGTGTAGTAACCCGGGTCACTTTACTATTTTTGGTAGCTGCATTTTTTGCGATCGTATTGGGTGAGGAAAAAGGTGCCAATGTCGCCATGCACAGCAACCATAGCACCCACTGCCACCCATATGTACCGGAAAGAAAAGGATTAAATGCAATGTTCCCTAATGATTCCTGAAGTGAATCGCGTATTGATATAACGCCTATATTTCTAAAAATCAGAAATGTTACAGAAAAAAGCCCAATCATGACCACCCATGCTTGAAGATAATCTGTCGCAATTGACCCTACCTGCCCACTTATAACGGTAAAAAAAAGACCAACACAAATCAGCGTCCCCATTATTACCGGTATAGTAGATAGCTCCACACTTCCGATCGAAAAAGCCAACGGCAAATCCAAAAAATAAATAAGATATGTAGCGCCCACAACAGGAAACGCTGCCATGTTGACCACCCCGGCAATGCCGGATACCCATCCTACTAATAAACGTACTCCGCGACTATAGCGCATTTCATGGAACTGCCCCGCCGTCATGGCTTTTGTCGCCCTCAGTCTTTGAATACCAAACCCGAAAATTCCAAACATTATAATAATATAGATGCTTTGAATTAGAATAATCCAAAGATAGCTAAATCCGTTATTAAAGCCTTGCTGCGCAATATAAGCAATTGTAACTAATCCCAATCCGCCCGAAAATGTATTGCTGAGTCCCAACCAGACACGTTGTTTCCGCCCGCCCACTAAATAACTCGATACGTCTTTTACTAAGGTTCTGCACCACATCATAACAACTATAATTATAATAAAAATAATTAAAGAAATCAGCCAGGATACAATTGTCATTTGTATTTTCTCCTATTATAAAAAATATAGTAAAGTTAATAATCTATTTCGC
Above is a window of Kiritimatiellales bacterium DNA encoding:
- a CDS encoding PIG-L family deacetylase, yielding MRRALAAATHPDDIEFMMAGTLLRLKEAGWEIHYFNVAQGGLGTNALPADEISRIRRDEAFTACQKASAVFHESVVQDLEIFYTKELLDKVAAVVRDVAPEVILTHYPFDYMEDHSNTCRLVVSAAFTRGMVNHITNPAFPVTSQPVALYHAMPYGLHDPFRRPVAPDFYVDVSAQMDLKTEMLACHKSQKEWLDVSQGQDSYLITMRDMMREMGKQSGKYEYAEGWTRHLHLGLGPEDFDPLADLQKERA
- a CDS encoding carbohydrate kinase family protein, yielding MSIAVAGHICLDIIPDFGERHPGLENIFIPGTLTEIGNATLSTGGAVSNTGIALHRLEMPVRLMAKIGADDFGQTIRNILRRQGTSLDEGMITGPDAQTSYSIVINPRGVDRIFLHCPGANHTFCAADIDDDQLRGIELFHFGYPTLMRSIYQNNGSEMKRLFDRAQSAGAYTSLDMTCVDPASEAGQVDWAQWLKNVLPSVDIFLPSIDEILFMIHPAKYAELTEKFPGELMQGIDRALVEQTAQTLIDLGVSIVVIKLGSQGLYLRTGAHVRGRGAEWNNVSLFMPCLKTEVIGTTGAGDCTIAGFLAAFLKKEPPKTAAEIAAAVGAFNTESADATSAVPSWDQVLQRLNAGWNRLESKFVCS